In Parasegetibacter sp. NRK P23, a single genomic region encodes these proteins:
- a CDS encoding GAF domain-containing protein has translation MRDIFVPIIKAMISVQMIAPPKPFNEKERLRELNRFNILDSAPEPEFDELVELASRICKAPISMISLVDENRQWFKSKIGFSADQTDRDISFCGHAILNNDVMVVSDTASDQRFSDNPFLTETPPIRFYAGAPIVSNGHTLGTICILDVIPRNISEEEIRTLKILAGQVKKLLELRLSNQSLKLQLQVDHVQKESLQAIARTNNLLISVVRDKVGKTIEGLQQKLENFETRELTRDAIFSLFGEVGTQLSGASALIRNLADWNESQAGVSLTDSAIPLKVMIQQVKDKLEKEFPQVTKHFKMHLPGDINIGQHRTKLEFILRQLLFQVLNTCKDANIHLSATSDNDFVLLVINVNDEYAATLLSSQLQREKKTGIEEELLELFFVEEMILRLGGKLSIDKIDGMGTMISFTFRN, from the coding sequence TTGCGGGATATCTTTGTCCCGATCATTAAAGCCATGATCTCCGTACAAATGATAGCGCCGCCTAAACCATTTAATGAAAAAGAGCGACTGCGGGAACTGAACAGGTTCAATATACTCGACTCAGCCCCTGAACCCGAATTCGACGAACTCGTTGAACTCGCTTCCCGCATTTGTAAGGCGCCCATCTCCATGATCTCTCTGGTGGATGAGAACAGGCAATGGTTCAAATCGAAGATTGGATTCAGTGCAGATCAAACAGACAGGGATATATCCTTCTGTGGTCACGCCATTTTGAACAATGATGTAATGGTGGTGTCCGACACGGCTTCAGATCAGCGGTTTTCCGATAATCCCTTTTTGACCGAAACGCCACCCATCAGGTTTTATGCCGGTGCCCCGATCGTATCAAACGGGCATACACTGGGGACCATCTGCATCCTGGATGTAATTCCACGCAATATTTCAGAAGAAGAAATCAGAACACTAAAAATCCTTGCAGGTCAGGTAAAGAAACTGCTTGAATTGCGATTGTCGAATCAGTCATTGAAGCTTCAATTGCAGGTAGACCATGTACAAAAGGAATCCCTTCAGGCCATTGCGAGAACAAATAACCTGCTCATTTCGGTGGTGCGTGATAAGGTTGGCAAGACCATTGAAGGACTTCAGCAAAAATTGGAAAATTTTGAAACCAGAGAATTGACCAGGGATGCCATTTTTTCACTTTTCGGAGAAGTTGGAACTCAACTGTCTGGAGCTTCCGCGCTTATCAGGAACCTTGCGGATTGGAATGAATCTCAGGCTGGCGTATCCCTCACTGATTCGGCCATACCCCTCAAAGTGATGATTCAGCAGGTAAAAGATAAGCTGGAGAAGGAGTTTCCTCAGGTTACTAAGCACTTTAAAATGCACCTGCCCGGAGACATTAATATAGGTCAGCACCGCACCAAACTGGAGTTCATCCTGCGCCAGTTGTTGTTCCAGGTGTTAAATACCTGTAAAGATGCCAATATTCACCTGTCCGCCACTTCCGATAATGATTTCGTACTGCTGGTGATCAACGTAAACGATGAATATGCCGCAACGCTATTGTCCAGCCAGCTTCAACGTGAAAAGAAAACAGGTATTGAAGAAGAGTTGCTGGAACTTTTCTTTGTAGAAGAAATGATTCTTCGGTTAGGAGGAAAATTATCCATCGATAAAATTGATGGTATGGGAACGATGATTTCTTTTACTTTCAGGAATTAA
- a CDS encoding transglutaminase domain-containing protein, which translates to MDQPKEKYPVVRDIFIHVVAVLTIIPLAPVINRYIPPVMIGKWNADLVLSVLISALIIRLISWLFKPLIIPGFIVLAGMLTWNEFTDGYSFGNVVHDYKNIVSNNWRHKNLKERDLSIRPALFETATQVLVKDLQVKVDYKDSLVRNYAVKASVENFDEYHPKYGPVVRWLSLFKVVNENFKYVSDAQRDEYFAGPRETILNGMGGDCDDHTILMVSAMRSIGAKTRMIVTQGHVYPELYCGDKAEFEKMKQAVLHLFADQISKGLHYREFNGEYWMNLDYTAHHPGGPYLNDLAYAVIDF; encoded by the coding sequence ATGGATCAACCCAAAGAAAAATACCCGGTCGTCCGCGATATTTTTATTCATGTCGTTGCCGTGCTTACGATCATTCCCCTGGCCCCCGTTATCAACCGGTATATTCCTCCGGTTATGATCGGGAAATGGAATGCGGACCTGGTGTTGTCTGTTCTGATCTCAGCATTGATTATCAGACTGATCTCCTGGTTGTTCAAGCCACTCATTATCCCAGGATTTATCGTACTGGCTGGTATGCTCACCTGGAATGAATTTACGGACGGCTATTCTTTTGGAAATGTTGTTCATGACTACAAGAATATTGTATCCAATAACTGGCGGCATAAAAATCTCAAGGAAAGAGATCTTTCCATAAGGCCGGCATTGTTTGAAACAGCTACGCAGGTGCTCGTGAAGGACCTTCAGGTTAAAGTGGATTATAAGGATTCGCTCGTAAGGAACTATGCCGTGAAAGCATCGGTAGAAAATTTTGATGAATACCATCCCAAATATGGCCCGGTGGTACGATGGCTTTCATTGTTCAAAGTGGTCAACGAAAACTTCAAGTATGTTTCAGATGCCCAGCGTGATGAATATTTCGCCGGCCCGAGAGAAACCATTCTCAACGGAATGGGAGGAGATTGCGATGACCATACCATCCTGATGGTTTCGGCCATGCGTTCCATTGGCGCTAAAACCCGTATGATCGTTACGCAGGGGCACGTTTATCCTGAATTGTATTGCGGGGATAAAGCAGAATTTGAAAAAATGAAACAGGCTGTATTACACCTGTTCGCAGATCAGATATCGAAGGGGTTGCATTACCGGGAGTTCAACGGAGAGTACTGGATGAATCTTGATTATACGGCGCACCACCCCGGTGGCCCCTACTTGAACGACCTTGCGTACGCCGTTATTGACTTCTGA